Proteins from a single region of Rhipicephalus sanguineus isolate Rsan-2018 chromosome 5, BIME_Rsan_1.4, whole genome shotgun sequence:
- the LOC119393606 gene encoding apoptosis-inducing factor 1, mitochondrial, with the protein MLSRQFISDPRKYSALLRSLTGVRTGRNSCLKQPGCRRYGSGSHGDGNKSVVHKQITMDDIPGFIGPWEEKFAETQRRFNRRLIVGIAFFTSTAAYAWYSGSLDYVDAPPMKNPDYKKTAATTAKPKSLGGTKVQPATHTKLPESVPYLLVGAGTASFSAFRAIRSADPTAKVLVIGEEPYKPYMRPPLSKELWLSDDARKTLSFKQWNGRERSIFFEHEDFYCPPDQLMERETGGIAVVSNCRVARIDSEAQKAILEDGREIRYEKCLIATGGQPKNLPVFEKPELSGKVTLYRTVDDFKALDELSRRAKSMVIVGGGFLGSELACALGRRGMKTGLTVYQVFSEKGCMGRVLPEYLSRWTTEKVRDEGVQVIGSARITEAQPGPRGQVLLKLSSGQEIATDHVVVAAGLEPSTELAKASGLEVDDRIGGFKANAELEARSNLWVAGDALSFYDTKLGRRRIEHHDHAVVTGRLAGENMTGARKPYKHQSMFWSDLGPDVGYEAIGIVESHLQTVGVFARPTEPEDEETVETTPVATNVSAKRDDLPRSPGNGDDYDKGVVFYLRDDGVVVGIVLWNIFNRMSVARKIINEHKAYEDFSDLAKLFDIYGED; encoded by the coding sequence ATGTTGTCAAGGCAATTCATATCTGATCCCCGAAAATACTCCGCCCTCTTGCGTTCGCtcaccggcgtgcgcacaggaaggAATAGCTGCTTAAAACAGCCAGGATGTCGACGCTACGGGAGTGGGTCGCACGGCGATGGCAACAAGTCTGTGGTACACAAGCAGATCACGATGGATGATATACCTGGGTTTATAGGACCGTGGGAGGAGAAGTTCGCAGAAACGCAGCGGAGATTCAATCGGCGACTAATCGTAGGAATCGCGTTTTTTACGAGCACGGCCGCGTACGCCTGGTACTCGGGCTCACTCGATTACGTCGATGCACCGCCCATGAAAAATccggactacaagaagaccgccGCTACTACCGCAAAACCGAAATCGCTCGGTGGCACAAAAGTGCAACCAGCCACACATACGAAGCTACCGGAGTCTGTTCCATACCTGCTCGTCGGTGCCGGCACGGCGTCTTTTTCTGCTTTCCGAGCGATCCGCTCTGCCGACCCAACGGCGAAAGTGCTCGTGATCGGCGAAGAGCCTTACAAGCCGTACATGAGGCCGCCCCTCTCGAAGGAACTATGGCTCTCCGACGATGCGCGCAAGACGCTTAGTTTCAAGCAGtggaacggccgcgagcgcagcaTATTTTTCGAGCACGAGGACTTCTACTGCCCCCCTGACCAGTTGATGGAGCGGGAGACTGGCGGCATCGCAGTCGTAAGCAACTGTCGCGTGGCTCGCATCGACTCCGAGGCCCAGAAAGCGATCCTGGAGGACGGCCGTGAGATTCGCTACGAAAAGTGCCTCATCGCCACTGGCGGTCAGCCCAAGAACCTGCCCGTGTTCGAGAAACCCGAGTTGTCCGGTAAGGTAACGCTGTACCGCACCGTGGACGACTTCAAGGCGTTAGACGAGCTGTCGCGGCGCGCCAAATCAATGGTGATCGTTGGCGGTGGCTTCCTGGGCAGTGAACTGGCCTGTGCCCTCGGTAGACGCGGCATGAAGACGGGTCTCACCGTTTACCAGGTGTTCTCCGAGAAAGGCTGCATGGGCCGCGTGCTTCCGGAGTACCTGTCTCGTTGGACGACGGAGAAAGTGCGCGACGAGGGCGTCCAAGTGATTGGTAGCGCCCGCATCACCGAGGCACAGCCGGGACCTCGCGGCCAAGTGCTGTTAAAGCTTAGTTCGGGCCAAGAGATCGCCACCGACCACGTCGTTGTAGCCGCCGGTCTGGAGCCCAGCACCGAGCTGGCGAAGGCGTCGGGCCTCGAGGTAGACGATAGGATCGGAGGGTTCAAAGCGAACGCCGAGCTAGAGGCTCGCTCGAACCTCTGGGTTGCGGGTGACGCGCTGTCCTTTTACGACACCAAGTTGGGGAGGCGACGCATAGAGCACCACGATCACGCCGTCGTCACGGGCCGTCTTGCCGGCGAGAACATGACGGGCGCCCGCAAACCATACAAGCACCAGTCAATGTTCTGGTCTGACTTGGGACCCGACGTGGGCTACGAGGCGATCGGCATCGTCGAGTCTCACCTGCAGACGGTCGGCGTTTTCGCGCGCCCTACCGAACCGGAGGACGAGGAGACCGTGGAAACTACGCCGGTCGCGACTAACGTGAGCGCCAAGCGTGACGACCTGCCCCGGTCTCCGGGCAACGGTGACGATTACGACAAGGGGGTCGTGTTCTACCTCCGAGACGACGGAGTTGTTGTGGGCATCGTCCTGTGGAATATCTTCAACAGGATGTCGGTGGCGCGCAAGATTATAAACGAGCACAAAGCGTACGAGGACTTCAGTGACCTCGCTAAACTGTTTGACATTTACGGCGAGGATTGA